A region from the Alosa alosa isolate M-15738 ecotype Scorff River chromosome 7, AALO_Geno_1.1, whole genome shotgun sequence genome encodes:
- the LOC125297552 gene encoding zona pellucida sperm-binding protein 3-like isoform X2, with protein sequence MRQLVRLFCGAFTIACLLPVFVSALPRSVRPMPQWQQPSSLPQKGLAPSPWNPTLAPSRPQLAKGERDERRPDIARIKVICHPDYMELQMDADLLGIGVLVDVEDIRLGPSDQSGEACRAFPTEPEKYVIDAPLTDCGMQHVITEDQLLYTNTLEYSPGPSSDGLIRTQPASFPIVCYYKRKFDLSSIPVMPTWVPFMSTRADEGQLVFSLHLMTDDWASQRATMTYYLGDILNIEASVEQFNHNPMRVFVDNCVATVTPDVDSVPRYDFVDQGCLMDSFLMRSSARFLPRLQHNKLQFQLDSFRFHQEERPELYISCLLRAETGTVLDGRACSFIDNSWQSADSEDRLCDSCVSLRGSAQSPASNQKGSMPASQSSAGSSGAGGTSAMVPLRPRSAPGSLDSTRGWEKQERVGPISVLKKSRRPQAPPEAMHGPEPMPGLGSYSPHKDSLPKELDKPVNKNVAVTQSPDGNVNQFFDLWKKQASQKDWTELMQLLLKAASPAVTSAETTAEALVPSEATPLPLPAEAESTTAPALLPLTPGYKMADLKLDDIAMEMNQFSPAPLEEDVVVSSDKVNNSMTF encoded by the exons ATGCGGCAGCTCGTACGTTTGTTTTGCGGTGCTTTCACTATTGCCTGTTTGCTGCCGGTTTTCGTGTCCGCTCTTCCGCGCAGTGTTCGGCCGATGCCACAATGGCAGCAGCCGTCTTCCTTGCCTCAGAAAGGCCTTGCGCCCTCCCCGTGGAACCCTACACTTGCTCCTAGCCGACCCCAGTTAGCCAAGGGCGAGAGGGACGAACGCCGACCGGATATAGCAAGGATAAAGGTAATCTGCCACCCAGACTACATGGAGCTCCAGATGGACGCTGATCTGCTGGGCATTGGTGTCCTGGTTGATGTGGAGGACATCCGGCTGGGCCCGAGTGACCAATCCGGGGAGGCATGCAGGGCCTTTCCCACCGAGCCCGAGAAGTACGTGATCGATGCCCCACTGACTGACTGTGGTATGCAGCATGTG ATCACCGAAGACCAGCTGCTCTACACCAACACCCTGGAGTACTCTCCTGGCCCCTCCTCAGATGGCTTGATCCGAACTCAACCAGCGTCCTTTCCCATTGTGTGCTACTATAAAAG GAAGTTTGACCTGAGCAGCATCCCTGTTATGCCCACTTGGGTCCCCTTCATGTCCACGCGTGCTGACGAGGGCCAGCTGGTGTTCTCCCTCCACCTCATGACCG ATGATTGGGCGTCCCAAAGGGCTACTATGACATACTACTTGGGTGACATCCTCAACATCGAGGCCTCGGTCGAGCAGTTCAACCATAACCCCATGCGTGTTTTTGTTGACAACTGTGTCGCCACGGTGACCCCTGATGTTGATTCTGTGCCCCGATATGACTTTGTTGATCAGGG ttGCCTGATGGACAGCTTCCTGATGCGGTCTAGCGCTCGGTTCCTGCCCCGTCTTCAGCACAACAAGCTCCAATTCCAGCTTGATTCCTTCCGGTTCCACCAGGAGGAAcggcctgag CTGTACATCTCGTGTTTGTTGAGGGCTGAGACGGGCACTGTACTGGACGGCCGTGCCTGCTCCTTCATAGACAACAG CTGGCAGTCTGCTGACAGTGAGGACAGGCTCTGTGACAGCTGTGTGTCGCTGCGTGGCTCCGCCCAGTCTCCAGCATCCAATCAGAAGGGCTCCATGCCAGCATCCCAGAGTTCTGCTGGTAGCAGTGGTGCTGGTGGCACCAGTGCTATGGTACCCCTGAGGCCCAGGTCAGCACCCGGTAGTCTGGACTCCACCAGAG GTTGGGAGAAACAAGAGCGTGTGGGTCCAATCTCTGTGTTGAAAAAGTCCAGAAGACCACAGGCACCACCAGAAGCAATGCATGGCCCAGAACCCATGCCAG GACTAGGAAGTTATTCTCCCCACAAAGATAGTCTCCCCAAGGAGCTTGACAAGCCAg TTAATAAGAATGTAGCAGTTACCCAAAGTCCAGATGGAAATGTCAACCAGTTCTTTGACCTGTGGAAAAAGCAAGCATCCCAAAAAG ACTGGACTGAATTGATGCAGCTTTTGCTGAAGGCGGCTTCGCCTGCTGTCACCAGTGCAGAGACCACCGCAGAGGCCCTGGTGCCCAGCGAGGCTAcgcccctgcccctgcctgcAGAGGCAGAATCAACCACTGCTCCTGCTCTTCTGCCACTCACCCCGGGTTACAAAATGGCTGACCTGAAGCTTGATGACATTGCCATGGAAATGAATCAGTTCTCCCCAGCTCCACTCGAAGAGGATGTGGTGGTATCAAGCGACAAAGTGAACAATTCTATGACTTTTTAG
- the LOC125297552 gene encoding zona pellucida sperm-binding protein 3-like isoform X1, with translation MRQLVRLFCGAFTIACLLPVFVSALPRSVRPMPQWQQPSSLPQKGLAPSPWNPTLAPSRPQLAKGERDERRPDIARIKVICHPDYMELQMDADLLGIGVLVDVEDIRLGPSDQSGEACRAFPTEPEKYVIDAPLTDCGMQHVITEDQLLYTNTLEYSPGPSSDGLIRTQPASFPIVCYYKRKFDLSSIPVMPTWVPFMSTRADEGQLVFSLHLMTDDWASQRATMTYYLGDILNIEASVEQFNHNPMRVFVDNCVATVTPDVDSVPRYDFVDQGCLMDSFLMRSSARFLPRLQHNKLQFQLDSFRFHQEERPELYISCLLRAETGTVLDGRACSFIDNSWQSADSEDRLCDSCVSLRGSAQSPASNQKGSMPASQSSAGSSGAGGTSAMVPLRPRSAPGSLDSTRGWEKQERVGPISVLKKSRRPQAPPEAMHGPEPMPETNMATSVKIGLGSYSPHKDSLPKELDKPVNKNVAVTQSPDGNVNQFFDLWKKQASQKDWTELMQLLLKAASPAVTSAETTAEALVPSEATPLPLPAEAESTTAPALLPLTPGYKMADLKLDDIAMEMNQFSPAPLEEDVVVSSDKVNNSMTF, from the exons ATGCGGCAGCTCGTACGTTTGTTTTGCGGTGCTTTCACTATTGCCTGTTTGCTGCCGGTTTTCGTGTCCGCTCTTCCGCGCAGTGTTCGGCCGATGCCACAATGGCAGCAGCCGTCTTCCTTGCCTCAGAAAGGCCTTGCGCCCTCCCCGTGGAACCCTACACTTGCTCCTAGCCGACCCCAGTTAGCCAAGGGCGAGAGGGACGAACGCCGACCGGATATAGCAAGGATAAAGGTAATCTGCCACCCAGACTACATGGAGCTCCAGATGGACGCTGATCTGCTGGGCATTGGTGTCCTGGTTGATGTGGAGGACATCCGGCTGGGCCCGAGTGACCAATCCGGGGAGGCATGCAGGGCCTTTCCCACCGAGCCCGAGAAGTACGTGATCGATGCCCCACTGACTGACTGTGGTATGCAGCATGTG ATCACCGAAGACCAGCTGCTCTACACCAACACCCTGGAGTACTCTCCTGGCCCCTCCTCAGATGGCTTGATCCGAACTCAACCAGCGTCCTTTCCCATTGTGTGCTACTATAAAAG GAAGTTTGACCTGAGCAGCATCCCTGTTATGCCCACTTGGGTCCCCTTCATGTCCACGCGTGCTGACGAGGGCCAGCTGGTGTTCTCCCTCCACCTCATGACCG ATGATTGGGCGTCCCAAAGGGCTACTATGACATACTACTTGGGTGACATCCTCAACATCGAGGCCTCGGTCGAGCAGTTCAACCATAACCCCATGCGTGTTTTTGTTGACAACTGTGTCGCCACGGTGACCCCTGATGTTGATTCTGTGCCCCGATATGACTTTGTTGATCAGGG ttGCCTGATGGACAGCTTCCTGATGCGGTCTAGCGCTCGGTTCCTGCCCCGTCTTCAGCACAACAAGCTCCAATTCCAGCTTGATTCCTTCCGGTTCCACCAGGAGGAAcggcctgag CTGTACATCTCGTGTTTGTTGAGGGCTGAGACGGGCACTGTACTGGACGGCCGTGCCTGCTCCTTCATAGACAACAG CTGGCAGTCTGCTGACAGTGAGGACAGGCTCTGTGACAGCTGTGTGTCGCTGCGTGGCTCCGCCCAGTCTCCAGCATCCAATCAGAAGGGCTCCATGCCAGCATCCCAGAGTTCTGCTGGTAGCAGTGGTGCTGGTGGCACCAGTGCTATGGTACCCCTGAGGCCCAGGTCAGCACCCGGTAGTCTGGACTCCACCAGAG GTTGGGAGAAACAAGAGCGTGTGGGTCCAATCTCTGTGTTGAAAAAGTCCAGAAGACCACAGGCACCACCAGAAGCAATGCATGGCCCAGAACCCATGCCAG AAACTAACatggccacatctgtcaaaatAGGACTAGGAAGTTATTCTCCCCACAAAGATAGTCTCCCCAAGGAGCTTGACAAGCCAg TTAATAAGAATGTAGCAGTTACCCAAAGTCCAGATGGAAATGTCAACCAGTTCTTTGACCTGTGGAAAAAGCAAGCATCCCAAAAAG ACTGGACTGAATTGATGCAGCTTTTGCTGAAGGCGGCTTCGCCTGCTGTCACCAGTGCAGAGACCACCGCAGAGGCCCTGGTGCCCAGCGAGGCTAcgcccctgcccctgcctgcAGAGGCAGAATCAACCACTGCTCCTGCTCTTCTGCCACTCACCCCGGGTTACAAAATGGCTGACCTGAAGCTTGATGACATTGCCATGGAAATGAATCAGTTCTCCCCAGCTCCACTCGAAGAGGATGTGGTGGTATCAAGCGACAAAGTGAACAATTCTATGACTTTTTAG